A single window of Magnetococcus marinus MC-1 DNA harbors:
- a CDS encoding DUF721 domain-containing protein, with amino-acid sequence MAAGDNHGKGDEDFKLPFQPRKAGAPTALRGIMGKVVAPWMEHPTGQASLIWKYWHRAISPHIAQHTEPVRLNKGVLTVRVDSASWAQELSFLKTELLEHLNRVLPEPLVADMKFVQGPLKRHQQQRPPNPKTPLPPPRPDEQEKVRAIVAHVADATLRETLYRTLTKHLVWMRLHRSPFK; translated from the coding sequence GTGGCGGCCGGGGATAACCATGGCAAGGGAGACGAGGATTTTAAACTCCCTTTCCAACCCCGCAAAGCGGGGGCGCCCACGGCTTTGCGGGGTATTATGGGCAAAGTCGTCGCGCCATGGATGGAACATCCCACCGGACAGGCCAGCTTAATCTGGAAATATTGGCACCGTGCCATCTCGCCCCACATTGCCCAACACACCGAACCGGTACGCTTAAACAAGGGGGTTTTGACGGTGCGGGTGGATTCTGCCAGTTGGGCACAGGAGTTATCTTTTTTAAAAACCGAGTTGTTGGAACATTTAAACCGCGTCCTGCCCGAGCCTTTGGTCGCGGATATGAAATTTGTGCAAGGGCCGCTCAAGCGTCATCAACAACAGCGCCCGCCAAACCCAAAGACCCCCCTTCCCCCCCCCCGGCCCGACGAGCAAGAGAAGGTGCGTGCCATTGTCGCCCATGTGGCCGATGCAACCCTGCGAGAAACCCTCTACCGCACCCTTACCAAACATCTGGTCTGGATGCGTCTGCACCGCTCCCCTTTTAAGTAG
- a CDS encoding SPOR domain-containing protein yields MGLFQFHHRWHYATGWIVSLGLLGMSGCSSPIHEYPIHYSTPSDQREALAEQKRAKPEQPVEEMLDPAPLVVPEQVEVQSAPPLRHPPVGEVVMPQGQAVNGTQERIPEPQIVEAVPPAPAIAPPAPAHAPVAPEYAAPTYAPVAPEYAAPASHEEGAEPSYEVPAVKRTMVHAKPKQVESAPPLAKGELYYVELGSYAHQLNADRLKRRVQQMGIPVESQPLALRGTQFTRVRAGPFPYRAEADWAARVLKEEGVDTKLVME; encoded by the coding sequence ATGGGGCTGTTTCAGTTTCACCACCGTTGGCACTATGCCACTGGTTGGATCGTGAGTTTGGGGCTGTTGGGTATGTCAGGCTGTTCCAGCCCTATTCATGAATACCCTATTCACTATAGCACACCCAGTGATCAACGGGAGGCATTGGCAGAACAAAAACGTGCCAAACCCGAGCAACCCGTCGAAGAGATGCTGGATCCTGCGCCCTTAGTGGTGCCAGAGCAAGTGGAGGTGCAGAGCGCCCCCCCGCTCCGCCATCCCCCGGTGGGTGAGGTGGTCATGCCCCAGGGTCAGGCCGTCAATGGAACCCAGGAGAGGATTCCCGAGCCACAAATCGTTGAGGCTGTCCCCCCCGCTCCAGCCATCGCACCACCTGCCCCAGCGCATGCGCCCGTAGCGCCGGAGTATGCTGCGCCAACCTATGCGCCTGTAGCGCCGGAGTATGCTGCTCCAGCGTCTCATGAAGAAGGTGCGGAGCCCTCCTATGAGGTTCCAGCGGTAAAACGCACCATGGTGCATGCCAAACCCAAACAGGTGGAGTCGGCCCCCCCCCTTGCCAAGGGTGAACTCTATTATGTGGAGTTGGGGAGCTACGCCCACCAGCTCAATGCCGACCGCCTGAAGCGGCGCGTGCAGCAGATGGGTATTCCGGTGGAGTCGCAACCCTTGGCACTGCGGGGGACCCAATTTACCCGGGTGCGGGCGGGGCCTTTTCCTTACCGTGCCGAAGCCGATTGGGCAGCCCGTGTGCTAAAAGAGGAAGGGGTGGATACCAAGCTGGTCATGGAGTGA